In a single window of the Pandoraea pulmonicola genome:
- a CDS encoding ABC transporter substrate-binding protein — protein sequence MRRTMMKTFAAGAAALALSGLTGLAGLTGSAMAQQKPVELTFYYPVAVGGPVTRIINDLVADFEKEHPAIKVKPVYAGTYQDSVVKALTAAKAGTPPQVAVLAAADVFTLIDEDAVVPIDSIANTAADKQWLDGFYPALMMNSRINGHTWGVPFQRSTIVMYWNKDLFREAGLDPDRAPANWTELASYAQKLTKRDASGNVTQWGIKVPSTGFGYWLFQAFTTPAGIELMNPAGNKTFLNAPQAVESLQFWVDLATKYKAMPTGSIEWGTTPKDFLEKKAAIIYTTTGNLTNIRTNATFPFGVGKMPTKVRGGSPTGGGNFYVFKKSTPEEKQAAMTFIKWATTPERAAQFGIDTGYVAVTPAAWETSAMRQYVQKVPAAAVARDQLGSSVAEFSTHDNQRVTKALNDALQAALTGTKSPKQALDDAQREADRILRPYAR from the coding sequence ATGCGACGCACGATGATGAAAACGTTTGCGGCCGGTGCGGCCGCGCTGGCACTGAGCGGGCTGACGGGGCTCGCCGGCCTGACGGGCTCGGCGATGGCGCAGCAAAAGCCGGTCGAACTCACGTTCTACTATCCGGTGGCCGTGGGCGGCCCGGTGACCAGGATCATCAACGATCTGGTGGCGGACTTCGAGAAGGAGCATCCGGCCATCAAGGTCAAACCGGTCTATGCCGGCACCTACCAGGATTCCGTCGTCAAGGCGCTGACCGCCGCCAAGGCAGGCACGCCGCCGCAAGTCGCCGTGCTGGCTGCCGCCGACGTCTTCACGCTGATCGACGAAGACGCCGTGGTGCCCATCGACAGCATCGCCAACACGGCCGCCGACAAGCAGTGGCTCGACGGTTTCTACCCGGCGCTGATGATGAATTCGCGCATCAACGGGCATACGTGGGGGGTGCCGTTCCAGCGCTCGACCATCGTGATGTACTGGAACAAGGATCTGTTCCGCGAAGCCGGCCTCGACCCGGATCGCGCGCCCGCGAACTGGACCGAACTGGCCAGCTATGCGCAGAAGCTCACCAAGCGCGACGCCTCGGGCAACGTCACGCAGTGGGGCATCAAGGTGCCGTCCACGGGCTTCGGCTACTGGCTGTTCCAGGCGTTTACGACGCCCGCCGGCATTGAGCTGATGAATCCCGCGGGCAACAAGACGTTCCTGAATGCGCCGCAGGCGGTGGAGTCGCTGCAATTCTGGGTCGATCTCGCCACGAAGTACAAGGCCATGCCCACGGGCTCCATCGAGTGGGGCACCACGCCGAAGGACTTCCTCGAGAAGAAGGCGGCCATCATCTACACGACGACGGGCAACCTCACGAACATCCGCACCAATGCTACGTTCCCGTTCGGCGTGGGCAAGATGCCGACCAAGGTGCGCGGCGGCAGCCCGACCGGCGGCGGCAACTTCTACGTGTTCAAGAAGAGCACGCCGGAAGAAAAGCAGGCGGCCATGACGTTCATCAAGTGGGCCACCACGCCCGAACGTGCGGCGCAGTTCGGCATCGACACGGGCTACGTGGCGGTGACCCCCGCGGCCTGGGAAACGTCGGCGATGAGGCAGTACGTGCAGAAGGTGCCGGCCGCCGCCGTCGCGCGCGATCAACTCGGCAGCAGCGTGGCCGAGTTCTCCACGCACGACAACCAGCGCGTGACCAAGGCGCTCAACGACGCGCTCCAGGCGGCGCTGACCGGCACCAAGTCGCCGAAGCAGGCACTGGACGACGCGCAGCGCGAAGCGGACCGCATTTTGCGTCCCTACGCCCGTTAA
- a CDS encoding carbohydrate ABC transporter permease, whose protein sequence is MNRSSSSWVPWLLLLPALVLLIAFTHYPAVATLWHSAFSNARAGAPSVYVGAENYRLLVDDPVFWQALRNNVLFALITVPVAIVLAIAMALWVHRQVPGRALLRLAYFTPAILPMIAVANIWLFFYTPQYGLIAQVSQAFGWGDHNWLGQPGTALPALMVVTVWKEAGFFMIFYLAALQQISPTLAEAAALEGASRWQFFRRVQWPLLMPTTVFVVINALINAFRLVDHIVVMTRGGPDNATQLLLYYIYQVAFSFWDTSYAAALTVVLLTLLAVVAFVKFRLLDSRTHYQ, encoded by the coding sequence ATGAATCGTTCCTCTTCCTCGTGGGTGCCCTGGCTGTTGCTGTTGCCGGCGCTGGTGCTGCTCATCGCGTTCACTCACTATCCCGCCGTGGCGACGCTGTGGCACAGCGCGTTCTCGAACGCGCGCGCCGGTGCGCCGTCCGTCTACGTCGGCGCCGAGAACTATCGGCTGCTCGTCGACGATCCGGTCTTCTGGCAGGCGTTGCGCAACAACGTGCTCTTCGCGCTCATCACCGTGCCGGTCGCGATCGTGCTGGCGATCGCCATGGCGTTGTGGGTACATCGTCAGGTGCCGGGCCGCGCGTTGCTGCGCCTGGCGTATTTCACGCCCGCGATTCTGCCGATGATTGCCGTGGCGAACATCTGGCTGTTTTTCTACACGCCGCAGTATGGCCTGATCGCACAGGTTTCGCAGGCTTTCGGCTGGGGGGATCACAACTGGCTGGGACAACCGGGCACGGCGCTCCCGGCGCTGATGGTCGTGACCGTCTGGAAGGAAGCCGGATTCTTCATGATCTTCTACCTGGCGGCGCTGCAACAGATATCGCCGACGCTCGCCGAAGCGGCGGCGCTCGAAGGCGCTTCGCGCTGGCAGTTCTTCCGCCGCGTGCAGTGGCCGCTGCTCATGCCCACGACGGTGTTCGTCGTCATCAATGCGCTCATCAATGCGTTCCGCCTCGTCGACCACATCGTGGTGATGACGCGCGGCGGGCCCGACAACGCGACGCAATTGCTGCTGTATTACATCTACCAGGTGGCGTTCAGCTTCTGGGATACCTCGTACGCGGCAGCGCTGACCGTGGTGCTGCTCACGCTGCTGGCCGTCGTGGCCTTCGTGAAATTCCGACTGCTCGACTCACGCACGCACTACCAATGA
- a CDS encoding carbohydrate ABC transporter permease, translating to MTISAHPTPGAGASVDKRAARAAFSAAGHSSAVDAAGAWLLGLLWLLPLLYAVWSAFHPSAYATRFSLSAPLTLDNFVHAWQAAPFGRYLVNTFVLVTVILAAQIVLATLAAYAFARFTFRGSEVAFMIVLLQLMVMPDVLIVENYRTIAWMGLRDTILGIALPYFASAFGIFLLRQAFKTVPKELDDAARVEGANAWQVLWRVYVPLARPVYVAYALVSISHHWNNFLWPLIVTNSVETRPLTVGLQVFSSTDQGIDWSLITAATLMTAAPLFIAFLLFQRQFVQSFMRAGIR from the coding sequence ATGACGATCTCCGCTCATCCGACCCCGGGCGCCGGGGCGTCCGTCGACAAACGCGCGGCGCGTGCCGCTTTCTCCGCCGCCGGACACTCGAGCGCGGTCGATGCCGCCGGTGCGTGGCTGCTCGGCCTGTTGTGGCTGCTGCCGCTGCTTTACGCCGTATGGAGCGCGTTCCATCCGTCGGCCTATGCCACGCGCTTTTCGTTGAGCGCGCCGCTCACGCTCGATAACTTCGTGCATGCGTGGCAGGCAGCACCGTTCGGACGCTATCTCGTCAATACCTTTGTCCTGGTGACGGTGATTCTCGCCGCCCAGATCGTGCTTGCGACGCTGGCGGCTTACGCCTTTGCTCGCTTCACGTTCCGCGGCAGCGAAGTGGCGTTCATGATCGTGCTGCTGCAACTGATGGTCATGCCCGACGTGCTCATCGTGGAGAACTACCGCACGATCGCGTGGATGGGGTTGCGCGACACGATTCTCGGCATTGCGCTGCCGTATTTCGCGTCGGCGTTCGGCATCTTCCTGCTGCGTCAGGCGTTCAAGACCGTGCCGAAGGAGCTCGACGATGCCGCGCGCGTGGAAGGCGCCAACGCGTGGCAGGTGCTGTGGCGCGTGTATGTACCGCTCGCGCGTCCGGTGTACGTGGCGTATGCGTTGGTGTCGATCAGTCACCACTGGAACAACTTCCTGTGGCCGCTCATCGTGACCAACTCGGTCGAGACGCGCCCGCTCACCGTCGGTCTGCAGGTATTTTCGTCGACCGATCAGGGCATCGACTGGTCGCTTATCACGGCGGCGACGCTCATGACCGCCGCGCCGTTGTTCATCGCGTTCCTGCTGTTCCAGCGGCAGTTCGTCCAGTCGTTCATGCGTGCGGGGATTCGCTGA
- a CDS encoding universal stress protein, whose translation MYERILVSIDGSTPSNRAIDEAVKLVALSHGKIRLVSVVPSLANAYAAGAYSGFVPLESQESFEKETSEILAKAQADLKKRGVDAETKMISLEAGTDEIADAVLRDAQEWSADVIVLGTHGRRGLNRLLLGSVAETLLRITTLPILLVKAADK comes from the coding sequence ATGTATGAACGCATTCTGGTTTCGATCGACGGCAGCACCCCGTCGAACCGTGCCATCGACGAAGCGGTCAAGCTCGTCGCACTGAGCCACGGCAAGATCCGCCTGGTGTCGGTTGTGCCCTCCCTCGCCAATGCCTACGCCGCCGGCGCCTACAGCGGTTTCGTTCCCCTGGAGAGCCAGGAATCGTTCGAGAAGGAAACCAGCGAGATTCTGGCCAAGGCGCAGGCCGATCTGAAGAAGCGCGGCGTCGATGCCGAGACGAAGATGATCTCGCTCGAAGCCGGCACCGACGAAATCGCCGATGCCGTGCTGCGCGACGCGCAGGAGTGGAGCGCCGACGTGATCGTGCTCGGCACGCACGGCCGTCGCGGCCTGAACCGTCTGCTGCTCGGCAGCGTCGCCGAAACGCTGTTGCGCATCACGACGCTGCCGATCCTGCTCGTGAAGGCAGCGGACAAATAA
- the rarD gene encoding EamA family transporter RarD produces MFSIMPALVAQLAPLSGLDVFAWRILLTLPGTLVIVTVLRRWNVLNSTFSHVLHRPALLGAVLLCSAMLGVQLWLFMWAPLQQRMLEASLGYFLLPLTMVLSGRTVYKERLSPLQTAAVLAAALGVAHELWATRALSWVTALIMFGYPPYFMLRRRLRIDALSGFILELLAMTPVAAVVLWQAWPANAMVAGEPRFWFWLPALGLLSAGALASTLAAARILPIGVYGILSYVEPVLLFAVSVFLLGEPFTESGLWTYVPIWIGVALIVFDSLRTLRRQRLAGELPPPPDGAGVV; encoded by the coding sequence ATGTTTTCCATCATGCCCGCGCTCGTTGCGCAGTTGGCGCCCCTCTCCGGGCTGGATGTTTTCGCCTGGCGCATCCTGCTTACCCTGCCGGGCACGCTCGTCATCGTGACGGTGCTGCGACGCTGGAACGTGCTGAACAGTACGTTCTCCCACGTCCTGCATCGGCCCGCCCTGCTCGGCGCCGTACTGCTCTGCTCGGCGATGCTTGGCGTTCAGCTCTGGCTCTTCATGTGGGCGCCGCTGCAACAACGCATGCTCGAGGCCTCGCTCGGCTACTTCCTGCTCCCGCTCACCATGGTGCTGTCCGGACGCACGGTGTACAAGGAACGCCTCTCGCCACTGCAGACGGCAGCCGTGCTCGCCGCGGCGCTGGGCGTCGCCCACGAACTCTGGGCGACACGCGCACTGTCGTGGGTCACGGCGCTGATCATGTTCGGCTATCCGCCCTACTTCATGTTGCGCCGCCGGCTGCGCATCGACGCACTGAGCGGCTTCATCCTCGAACTGCTCGCCATGACGCCCGTGGCCGCCGTCGTGCTGTGGCAGGCATGGCCGGCAAACGCCATGGTCGCCGGCGAGCCCCGCTTCTGGTTCTGGCTGCCCGCGCTCGGGTTGCTCAGCGCCGGCGCCCTCGCCAGCACGCTCGCCGCCGCGCGCATCCTGCCGATCGGCGTGTACGGCATCCTGAGCTATGTGGAACCGGTACTGCTCTTTGCCGTCTCCGTCTTCCTGCTGGGGGAGCCCTTCACCGAGAGCGGGCTATGGACGTATGTCCCAATCTGGATCGGCGTCGCGCTGATCGTGTTCGACAGCCTGCGCACACTGCGCCGGCAGCGGCTCGCCGGCGAACTGCCGCCCCCGCCCGACGGCGCGGGCGTCGTCTGA
- the hisN gene encoding histidinol-phosphatase — translation MSSVPVVAAVAEYAAFAASLADAVRPLSLGWFRRRLAVDDKADESPVTIADREVETALREAIAARYPSHGIWGEEFGKQGVDAEFVWSVDPIDGTRSFITGHPLWGTLLALLHHGQPIVGVIDIPATGERWVGVNDVARGAREARFGNAPCTTSPVTALADATVYATSPDIFDAAESVRFERLTKAVSRRRFGGDCYAYGLLASGHIELVMEAGLQTYDYLAVAPVVEAAGGVITDWEGKPLTLNSQGRVLAAANAELHAAALACIQDA, via the coding sequence ATGTCGTCCGTCCCCGTTGTTGCCGCTGTGGCCGAGTACGCGGCGTTCGCCGCGTCGCTGGCCGATGCCGTCCGGCCGCTCTCGCTAGGCTGGTTCCGCCGCCGCCTGGCCGTCGACGACAAGGCCGACGAGAGCCCGGTCACGATCGCGGACCGCGAAGTCGAGACGGCGTTGCGCGAAGCCATTGCGGCGCGCTATCCGTCGCATGGCATCTGGGGCGAGGAGTTCGGCAAGCAGGGCGTGGACGCCGAGTTCGTCTGGTCGGTCGATCCGATCGACGGCACGCGCAGCTTCATCACGGGGCACCCGCTGTGGGGCACGTTGCTCGCCTTGCTGCACCACGGCCAGCCGATCGTCGGTGTGATCGACATCCCGGCCACCGGTGAGCGCTGGGTAGGCGTCAACGATGTGGCCCGCGGCGCGCGCGAGGCACGCTTCGGCAACGCGCCGTGCACGACCAGCCCCGTGACGGCGCTTGCGGATGCCACGGTGTACGCCACCTCGCCCGATATTTTCGATGCCGCCGAGTCCGTGCGCTTCGAGCGCCTGACGAAGGCCGTGAGCCGTCGCCGTTTCGGGGGGGATTGTTACGCCTACGGCTTGCTTGCGAGCGGCCACATCGAACTGGTGATGGAAGCCGGCCTGCAGACCTACGACTATCTCGCCGTCGCGCCGGTGGTCGAGGCGGCGGGGGGCGTGATCACCGACTGGGAGGGCAAGCCGCTCACGCTGAACTCGCAGGGGCGCGTGCTCGCCGCGGCCAACGCCGAGCTGCATGCCGCGGCGCTGGCGTGCATTCAGGACGCTTGA
- a CDS encoding MATE family efflux transporter: MNPAPAAAGHRQLLRLAVPIVLANLTQPLLSAVDTAVAGHLPGPAYLGGVALGALLLNLLFWGFSFLRMGTTGLAAQAYGARDAVQLRDTLARALALAFAIGAVLLLFHAPLVTLGVSWLGGSAQVQALGREYASIRILAAPLALGNYVVLGYLLACQRVRQGLTVQVFINLINIVAVLVFVRGFDWGVAGIAAATALADVLGFALGAWLLWAARTPDLPPLRLATLIERSAIWRLLRLNLDIFLRTLLLQLAFAWFARVGARLGDTTLAANALLLNFQTFMAYGLDGFAHAAEALVGAYVGARQRQALLHAIRLSLGWALGCAVAFALVYAAAGGAIIDALTDQPILRETAREFLPWAVLSPIVAVWCFQLDGVFIGATRTRELLVSSLIGLVVFGAVMPFTLDAWGNHGLWVALMGFLATRGVVLGVLLPRIWRGIPHRIA, translated from the coding sequence ATGAACCCTGCCCCTGCGGCCGCCGGTCACCGGCAATTGCTTCGTCTGGCGGTACCGATCGTGCTCGCCAATCTCACCCAGCCCTTGCTCTCGGCCGTCGATACGGCGGTCGCCGGCCATCTGCCGGGGCCCGCCTATCTCGGCGGCGTCGCCCTCGGAGCGCTCCTGTTGAACCTGCTGTTCTGGGGCTTCTCGTTCCTGCGCATGGGTACGACCGGGCTCGCGGCACAGGCCTACGGCGCGCGTGACGCGGTCCAGTTGCGCGATACCCTCGCCCGCGCGCTGGCGCTGGCGTTCGCCATCGGCGCCGTCCTGCTGCTCTTCCACGCACCGCTGGTCACCCTGGGCGTGTCGTGGCTGGGCGGCAGCGCACAGGTTCAGGCGCTGGGGCGCGAGTACGCGAGCATCCGCATTCTTGCGGCGCCGCTCGCGCTCGGCAACTACGTCGTGCTCGGCTACCTGCTCGCGTGTCAGCGCGTGCGGCAGGGCCTCACCGTGCAGGTATTCATCAATCTGATCAACATCGTGGCCGTGCTCGTATTCGTACGAGGCTTCGACTGGGGCGTGGCCGGCATCGCGGCGGCTACCGCCCTGGCCGACGTGCTCGGCTTCGCGCTCGGCGCCTGGCTGCTCTGGGCCGCACGCACCCCCGACCTGCCGCCGCTGCGTCTCGCCACGCTGATCGAACGAAGCGCGATCTGGCGTCTGCTGCGGCTCAATCTCGACATTTTCCTGCGCACGCTGCTCCTGCAACTCGCCTTCGCGTGGTTCGCGCGCGTGGGCGCCCGGCTGGGCGACACGACGCTCGCGGCCAACGCACTCCTCCTGAATTTCCAGACGTTCATGGCCTATGGCCTGGACGGCTTCGCGCACGCCGCCGAGGCGCTCGTGGGCGCCTACGTGGGGGCGCGGCAGCGTCAGGCGTTGCTGCACGCGATACGACTGTCGCTCGGTTGGGCGCTCGGCTGCGCCGTGGCGTTCGCGCTCGTGTATGCCGCGGCGGGTGGCGCGATCATCGACGCGCTCACCGATCAACCGATACTGCGCGAGACGGCTCGCGAATTCCTGCCTTGGGCGGTGCTCTCGCCGATCGTGGCCGTATGGTGCTTCCAGCTCGACGGCGTGTTCATCGGCGCCACGCGCACGCGTGAGCTGCTGGTGTCGTCGCTGATCGGACTGGTGGTCTTCGGCGCGGTGATGCCCTTCACGCTCGACGCGTGGGGCAATCATGGCCTGTGGGTAGCGCTCATGGGATTTCTCGCCACGCGCGGCGTCGTGCTCGGCGTGCTGCTGCCGCGAATCTGGCGCGGCATCCCCCATCGCATCGCGTGA
- a CDS encoding YXWGXW repeat-containing protein, which yields MSFPSSPRSRFPTLFIARRRHALAALLCLASLPVLADVTLQRGPPPPRYEDPPAAPKGQFWVPGYWQWKDGRYEWVDGHMEPKRPGMRYTPPHWDETGDHEWTLRDGSWERSEWGPGTIHEIRAPK from the coding sequence ATGTCCTTCCCGTCCTCCCCACGCTCGCGCTTCCCGACCCTGTTCATCGCACGTCGTCGTCATGCACTGGCCGCCTTGCTGTGTCTGGCGAGTCTGCCGGTGCTGGCCGATGTGACGCTGCAGCGCGGCCCTCCGCCGCCGCGCTACGAAGATCCGCCCGCCGCACCCAAAGGGCAATTCTGGGTGCCGGGCTACTGGCAGTGGAAGGACGGGCGCTACGAATGGGTCGACGGTCACATGGAACCGAAGCGCCCCGGCATGCGCTATACGCCGCCGCATTGGGACGAGACGGGCGACCACGAGTGGACGCTGCGTGACGGTTCGTGGGAGCGCAGCGAGTGGGGACCCGGCACGATCCATGAAATTCGGGCCCCGAAGTAA
- the aspT gene encoding aspartate-alanine antiporter: MQCSVPLFDAVPLITVFVCVVLGQWLGRIKLGPIQLGGVCGALLVALLVGQTGCMVEGSLKDFAFALFIFAMGFSAGPQFVENLNLRGLRFGVLSIIEVVFVFAIVMTAVKVLGLDAGTAGGLAAGAATESAMVGTAIEALNRLGLAPESFKALQANVVTAYTLTYVFGLITIVLFTNLLAPRLLGIDLKQDSARLAREMEDEDGSEIGAPAAPDLVGRSYRVAQPGLTVAALEAAFEGQVAVERVRRRSASVAVAQTLALEPNDELLLVGRRDAMLKAHALVGPEVAGTETNEIVLVERDFVMTNRQAEGRTVADLRREAPVELRHGVFVKSVRRMGMQLPSLNKIPLQRGDVVTLQGLQRDVDRAGDVLGKAVAYGNKTSLVFVGLALIVGLCIGHLSARIGGVPMTLGSGGGALLSGLASGWLLSRRPTWGTFPPAAYELLKDLGLAVFVVCVGLSAGPQAAVLLREHGLALPVVGICVSLIPALVSLWIGHKVLRIDGPILIGAIAGQQASTPAISAVVQTANSALPVVGYTVTYALSNVLLPLMGPAVVFVAHQFSH; this comes from the coding sequence ATGCAGTGTTCGGTTCCTTTGTTCGACGCGGTGCCTCTGATTACCGTATTCGTGTGCGTGGTCCTGGGACAGTGGCTGGGACGTATCAAGCTCGGCCCCATCCAGCTCGGGGGCGTGTGCGGCGCGCTGCTCGTGGCGCTGCTTGTCGGGCAAACCGGCTGCATGGTGGAGGGCTCGCTCAAGGACTTCGCGTTCGCGCTCTTCATCTTCGCGATGGGTTTTTCCGCAGGGCCGCAGTTCGTGGAAAATCTCAACCTGCGCGGCTTGCGCTTCGGTGTGCTGTCGATCATCGAGGTGGTGTTCGTGTTCGCCATCGTGATGACCGCCGTGAAGGTGCTCGGTCTCGACGCCGGTACGGCCGGTGGCCTGGCGGCGGGTGCCGCGACGGAGTCGGCGATGGTGGGCACCGCCATCGAAGCGCTCAACCGGCTCGGCCTCGCGCCCGAGTCGTTCAAGGCGCTGCAAGCCAACGTGGTCACGGCCTACACGCTCACGTACGTGTTCGGCCTCATCACCATCGTCCTCTTCACCAACCTGCTCGCGCCGCGCCTGCTCGGCATCGATCTCAAGCAGGACAGCGCGCGCCTCGCTCGTGAAATGGAGGACGAAGACGGTTCGGAGATCGGCGCACCGGCGGCGCCGGATCTGGTCGGCCGCAGCTATCGGGTGGCGCAACCCGGGCTGACGGTGGCGGCGCTGGAAGCGGCTTTCGAGGGGCAGGTGGCGGTCGAGCGCGTGCGGCGCCGGTCGGCGTCGGTCGCGGTAGCGCAGACGCTTGCGCTCGAGCCGAACGACGAACTGCTGCTCGTCGGCCGTCGCGACGCCATGCTCAAGGCACACGCCCTTGTCGGCCCGGAGGTGGCGGGCACCGAGACGAACGAGATCGTGCTCGTCGAGCGCGACTTCGTCATGACCAACAGGCAGGCCGAGGGACGCACGGTGGCCGACCTGCGCCGTGAAGCGCCCGTCGAACTGCGTCACGGCGTGTTCGTGAAGTCGGTCAGGCGCATGGGCATGCAACTGCCCTCGCTCAACAAGATTCCGCTGCAGCGCGGCGACGTGGTCACGCTGCAGGGTTTGCAACGCGATGTCGACCGGGCGGGCGACGTGCTCGGCAAAGCGGTGGCCTACGGCAACAAGACGAGCCTCGTGTTCGTCGGCCTCGCGCTGATCGTCGGGCTGTGCATTGGCCATCTGTCGGCGCGTATCGGGGGTGTACCGATGACGCTCGGCTCCGGTGGCGGCGCACTGCTGTCGGGGCTGGCGAGCGGGTGGCTGCTCTCGCGCCGACCCACGTGGGGCACGTTTCCGCCCGCGGCTTACGAATTGCTCAAGGATCTCGGACTGGCTGTGTTCGTGGTGTGCGTCGGCCTCTCCGCGGGTCCGCAGGCCGCCGTGCTGCTGCGGGAGCACGGGCTGGCGTTGCCGGTCGTGGGCATTTGCGTATCGTTGATTCCGGCTTTGGTGTCGCTGTGGATCGGCCACAAGGTGCTGCGCATCGATGGCCCGATCCTCATCGGCGCGATCGCGGGGCAGCAGGCGAGCACGCCGGCGATCAGCGCCGTGGTGCAAACCGCGAACAGCGCCTTGCCGGTCGTCGGGTACACGGTGACCTACGCCCTGTCGAACGTGTTGCTGCCGCTCATGGGGCCGGCGGTGGTG